One segment of Triticum aestivum cultivar Chinese Spring chromosome 2A, IWGSC CS RefSeq v2.1, whole genome shotgun sequence DNA contains the following:
- the LOC123191057 gene encoding protochlorophyllide reductase A, chloroplastic, with protein sequence MALQLLPSTLSVPKKGSSMGAVAVKDTAAFLGVSSKAKKASLAVRTQVATAPSSVTTSPCSATAKPSGKKTLRQGVVVITGASSGLGLAAAKALAETGKWHVVMACRDFLKASKAAKAAGMADGSYTVMHLDLASLDSVRQFVDAFRRAEMPLDVLVCNAAIYRPTARTPTFTADGHEMSVGVNHLGHFLLARLLMEDLQKSDYPSRRMVIVGSITGNSNTLAGNVPPKASLGDLRGLAGGLSGASGSAMIDGDESFDGAKAYKDSKVCNMLTMQEFHRRYHEETGITFSSLYPGCIATTGLFREHIPLFRTLFPPFQKFITKGFVSEAESGKRLAQVVAEPSLTKSGVYWSWNKDSASFENQLSQEASDPEKARKVWELSEKLVGLA encoded by the exons ATggctctccagctcctcccctccACCCTCTCCGTCCCCAAGAAG GGTAGCAGCATGGGCGCGGTGGCAGTGAAGGACACGGCGGCGTTCCTGGGCGTGAGCAGCAAGGCGAAGAAGGCGTCGCTAGCGGTGAGGACGCAGGTGGCCACGGCGCCTTCGTCGGTGACGACGAGCCCGTGCTCGGCGACGGCGAAGCCGAGCGGCAAGAAGACGCTGCGGCAGGGCGTGGTGGTGATCACGGGCGCGTCGTCCGGGCTGGGTCTGGCGGCGGCCAAGGCGCTGGCAGAGACGGGCAAGTGGCACGTGGTCATGGCGTGCCGCGACTTCCTCAAGGCATCCAAGGCGGCCAAGGCGGCAGGCATGGCGGACGGCAGCTACACCGTCATGCACCTCGACCTCGCCTCGCTCGACAGCGTCCGCCAGTTTGTCGACGCGTTCCGCCGCGCCGAGATGCCGCTGGACGTGCTGGTGTGCAACGCCGCCATCTACCGCCCCACGGCGCGCACGCCGACCTTCACCGCCGACGGGCACGAGATGAGCGTGGGCGTCAACCACCTCGGCCACTTCCTGCTCGCCCGCCTCCTCATGGAGGACCTCCAGAAGTCCGACTACCCGTCCCGCCGCATGGTCATCGTCGGCTCCATCACCGGCAACAGCAACACGCTGGCGGGCAACGTGCCGCCCAAGGCCAGCCTCGGCGACCTCCGCGGGCTCGCCGGCGGCCTCAGCGGCGCGTCGGGCTCCGCCATGATCGACGGCGACGAGAGCTTCGACGGCGCCAAGGCGTACAAGGACAGCAAGGTGTGCAACATGCTGACCATGCAGGAGTTCCACCGGCGGTACCACGAGGAGACCGGCATCACCTTCTCGTCGCTCTACCCCGGCTGCATCGCCACCACGGGGCTGTTCCGCGAGCACATCCCGCTGTTCCGGACCCTGTTCCCGCCGTTCCAGAAGTTCATCACCAAGGGGTTCGTGTCCGAGGCGGAGTCCGGCAAGAGGCTGGCGCAGGTGGTGGCGGAGCCCAGCCTGACCAAGTCCGGCGTGTACTGGAGCTGGAACAAGGACTCGGCGTCGTTCGAGAACCAGCTCTCGCAGGAGGCCAGCGACCCCGAGAAGGCCCGCAAGGTCTGGGAGCTCAGCGAGAAGCTCGTCGGACTCGCCTGA